AGGTTGATTGAGAGAAAGTAGAACCTTTATACCTGTTCATAGCCGATATATATAGTTTTAAATGGTTCTTGAGACAGTAATAGGTCTTCTTATATGTTTATGAAGAAACATGCTCATGCCTGTCTACACTGGTATACAAATGTCATGTTCTTTGATGCACATCTCTTCGGAGCCACGTTCTAAATATTTTTAATTTTTTGGTTCCTGTTGTGCGTATTTTTGCGGCAGAGAATGTCAAGGGTGATGTTCTGTTCCTCAAGCATGTTTTGATTTGTTTCATTGCAAATGATGAGACGCTCAGGTCCTACAGAGAAAGTTATGATCATGCATTTGAAAATGAAACCGAGGTTCATTGCCTTTTTCTATAGGAGTTTGAGACGCAGGTAGGAGGGACTGACTGGCCTAGCTTTCTATTCTAATGGACATATATGGATCGTGTCGCGGTTGGAGCAGAACTAGTGAACTACCATTGCTGGGAATATGCATTTTGTTGATATGCTTGCTGGTGCGTAAGGTCACTGAAGCCCACAACAATTTTTCATGGTTTTTACACCCCAACCCTGTTGTCTAACCCCTAAAACATGACAAATATCTGGTATTACTTCATGATATTTAGACCAGTGTTATTTACCATGGCGTGTATCTGTCAGTGGCAGAATGATGGTCATTTGTAATCGTATAATGTGAAACACTGTGATGAAATTTTGCGATTAGTAGCAAAAACAAAACAAGTTGTAGACAGCTTTTTGGGTAGCAGTCAGATGTTCAATCAGAAGAGTAACATTTTCGAACACCTTGCTCTGAAGATTGTGTTTGTGTATGTCTTTTTGTTTAAGTTCAATCCCACCGATGGATCTGTTTTGGTCGGCATTGCTGTTTTCAACCTGCCCTGAACGTTCTCCTATTATTCCTTCCCTGATAAGAACTTTCCCCAAAATTAACTTGTTAACAAATTCTATGATGCAGGTGGAAGCATTGACCAATCAAGAAGAAGTCGAATTGCGATCAAAAATTGAAGCCCTTGGATTAGAGGTTACCAAAGTTCCCTCAAAGTCAAGTCAGCATCTTGATGAGGTAGTTTTAAGTCCAAGGACATTATTCTTATGATAAATTATACATGTTAAGTGACGATACATGACAATACATTTCTATATTCTCTATTTATGATTTATGGATAAGCATTCGAACGTCTTTGCCTGCATTCTATATGTACAGCTGGAAATAGCCAAGGAATTGGATAAGTTATCGGCAAAGCTGGATGATGTAGATGAAATGATATCTTCTGCAATGGCTTCAGATCCCCAGGTCAAGTCACTATTGAGCGGTACTGCTGATGTATGGATGCCGGTCATTACAGCTAGTGCTGAGGAATGACGAACTTTCACAGCATCAATTGCAGATGATAATCCAGAACCAAAAGGGAAAAGTCTCACTTAGTTGTCGAGTTGTATTATATATATAAGAAATTCAGGATATTGCTTTTACATGTTTGTTTAATCCACCAAATAAGAAAAATACAGTCTTCTTTATCCCCTAATGGTTGTAAAATGTGACTTGTCTTTGCATACAATCCAGCGGAGTAGGGCTGATAGTGGACTGGAAATCCATTGATGGATGATGCTCATCTGACCAAGCTGTGTTACATAAACACACAGCAGCGGAAATTAAATTCATAACCTCTTCCATGTCCCAGAAAGACAAGTGTACGTATGGCATGGATGTGGGGTGAACGCCAATACTTATCCAGAATTCATGGCATAGAACTCATTATAAACCTGGTAGCCATGACATCTTTCACACCTTTGAAGGCTGCAGCAACATGTTGGGTGTGTAGAAGCCAACGTCTCGATGTCAGGATGTTTGGAAGTACTAGCATTGAGGGTCGAAATTACCTCTGTGCACATCTTTTCAATGAAGCGAGGACTTTAACTAACAATTTTATGAGTTTAAATTTCAAAGACATATGCAAGGTGTGTGAGTTATTAATAATTATTGTTCAATAGATATAACTAACACCGGCTAAGCTAGTTATAGATCGATGAGATTGAATAAATTGTTCAGTCATAAAGCTTTGTTATATAACCTTTCCAATAAAGAGTGGCGGATAGCAAAAGTTGAAGGACATGAATTGCATTTCCTCCTTGGTTCCAAGTCATTTTCGTTTGTAAAGACTAAAGAGAGATGATAAGTTGGATAACCCAGTTAGCTAAGTCTTTCTTGGCCATACATGTCATGCATGTAATTAAATCGCATAATATCATTGTTTATACTATACTTTTTTGTGTGGTGCCTTTTGATTGCTACTTTCGTGAGCTGATCGACAAACTCTTGTTATTGTTTAACTTTTGATTTTTGATTAATTTCATCAAGTTTGGAAATTAAAGAACTCATCCTGCATAACCTGATATCTAATAAAAGGATTCATTTGGCATTTTTTTAATATCATATCTTGATGACTTCACTTCGATTTTTTAAGATGGCCGGTGACTTCAGTTTGATCTTCTTTGTCATGCATATGAATATTACTTAATTAGTGACATAATGGTCGTTTCGTTTTAAAACAAAGAAACTAAAAAAGACATGCATTTCCTTGCAATTTCCCTTGCTTGCTGTTTGGTAGCTTGTATATATTAGAGTCACCATCTTGTTTGGCAGGCATGATTAAAGTAAGTTTTAAGTGGAGACTTTTCATGTGTGATATATATGACATGCGAACTAGTTTGAGTTTGTCGTAAACGACCAAAAAAAAAAAATTTGAGTTTCCTCTCAAGTCACAACAATGGGCAAGTAGTCAAGTAGTCAAGTACGTACACAGCTAACATCATCAAGTTTTTTTTTGTTTTTATTTTTAGAGTTCGATCAAATGATTTCCACTATCAAAAGATAGTCGTAAATATGTAATTAATGGGAAAATATTATACGCGCGGCAGGGGTAGGTTGGGAGGTTGTCACAGCATGAGATACATGTATGATGACAATCCAGATGCATTGCCGATTTGCATGAAAGAAGAAAAAGGAGAGAGGAGGGGAGGGTGGTCCAGATGTCACACAGTTTTGGCTTCCAGAGGAGGTCAGGAGGATATTTCATAGGTCGGTCGCACTCACAGTAACTCAGTCAGACCCACTAGTGACCTGATTCTATGTCAGCAGAAGAAGAAGGGGTTGGCCAATTGAAACCCGAAAGAAAAGGAAAAGATTTTGTGATTGGCCAGTTGCTGCTTTTGCAAATAGTGATGGAAGTGTGACTCCCCCCCCCCCGGTGTACTGTTGTGTGCAGTGTGCAGTGCATGTGCATCATTCCATTGCATCTCTCTCTCTCNNNNNNNNNNNNNNNNNNNNCTCGTACTCTCTCTCTCTCTCTCTCTCTCTCTCTCTCTCTCTCTCTCTCTCTCAATATAAACTTGTTTTCTTATTGGTGGGGTCTTGTCTTCTTCTTCCAACTTTCAACTTCCAACTTCAACACCCCCCTTCTTCTTTGTGAGCAAGTCTTCACTTGCTTTCTCTTGCTGCTCCTACCCAGTTCCATCATGTTTTCTTCTTGATTTCTAACCTGTAAGCTTATTACCCAGATCATCATCATCATCAAGCTCTAGGTGGTCTCCAACTAACCCAACAAGCAGGTACTTTCCTACTCTGCCTCTCTCTTCTGTAATTTCTTAGCTTCTCTTCCTTCCCCTACTTCATTTCCCGGAAAACTGCCTACTTTATCTCTTTTCTATTTTCTACTTCATTCTTCATTTCCATGGCCTGTCTCTTGTTCCCATTTCTTAAATAGAAAAAGGGGCTATTCAGATTCAGTTGATCATCTGAGTTCAATTTTAATGTTTCCATTCGTTGCTATCACTGAACAAGTTGGGTTGTTTAGGGCATAAGTAAGTTGCAGACATGGCATACAGAAGGGGGTTCGACCAGCAGCAGCCGCAGAGGCGGATTCTGCGGACTCAGACTGCTGGAAGTTTTGGAGAGCCTATGTTGGATAGTGAGGTCGTGCCTTCCTCTCTGGTGGATATTGCTCCTATTCTCCGTGTTGCAAATGAAGTCGAATCTAGGAACGCACGAGTTGCCTATCTCTGTCAGTTTTCTAACCTTGTTCCATGTCTTTCTATGTCTCATTTATTTTTCAGAATGCAATTCACACTACTCTTGTGCTTTGAATTAGGTCGGTTCTATGCATTTGAGAAAGCTCACAGATTAGATCCCACATCTAGTGGCCGTGGTGTTCGCCAGTTTAAAACTGCACTTCTTCAACGTCTTGAAAGGGTAAACCTTTGATTTCCTATTGCAACAACTTCTTCACTTATGCGTCATGTCTTCTTTAAGGACATAATTTACAAACAAACAAAGATATATGTAAATAGACAAAATCTAGATGAGAAACGTCTAGAGTTCAAAAAATGAATGATTGAATCTTTAAATGAGAGTCTAAATAAACAAGATTTGAAGATTGATGTGATGGAATAAAGTTTAAGATTGCATTTGTTGAAATACTTCTATCAGTTTATTTTGTAGTTTTTATGAAGCAACTCTATAAGGACATTGGATTTTGAACAGAGATATAACCTATGATTTTGTTTTCTATAGGAAAATGAAACAACATTGGCAGGACGAGCAAAGAGTGATGCTCGTGAAATGCAGAGCTTTTATCGAGATTACTACAAAAAATACATTCAAGCTTTGCAAAATGCTGCTGATAAAGCTGATCGGTATGTTTGTAAGAGTGTTGCCCTCTGGTTTTCTTGATTTAGAGTTTCTACAGCTCATTATACTTAGCATTCTAAAGTTCATGTTCCTAATGCAGTGCACAACTGACAAAGGCATACCAAACTGCTGCTGTTTTATTTGAGGTTTTGAAGGCTGTCAATCAGACAGAGGCTGTTGAAGTTGCTGAGGAGATGAAATATATATTTTTCGTACTTTCTCCTTTTTTGTAAATCTTACTTGATACCGATCTTCATTTACACTTCCTTCCTTTGAATATATATATAATTGTCTGTGTTCCTACTGTAGATTTTGGAAGCTCACACTAAGGTTGAAGAAAAGCAACAGATATATCTTCCTTACAATATTCTTCCTCTTGATCCTGATAGTAAAAATCAGGCAATCATGAGCTATCCCGAGGTTTCAACCATTTCAATTTAGAAAGTCTATGATTTATTTCCTTAGATTGTAGGTGAGATGCATTAACTCTTTTATTTCCGTACAGATTATTGCTACTGTCTATGCACTCCGAAACACCAGGGGTCTACCCTGGCCGAAGGACTACAAAAAGAAAGTTGATGAAGATATTCTTGATTGGCTTCAGGCTATGTTTGGTTTTCAGGTGAAATTACTTACCAGACCAGTTGTCATACACTTCATATATTTTCATGTTTCATCAACAAGCTAATGCTCAATTCATAAATGTGCAGAAGGATAATGTCGCCAATCAAAGGGAGCACTTGATTCTCTTGGTTGCTAATGTTCACGTACGGCAATTACCAAAACCTGATCAGCAGCCCAAGGTTCTTATTCTACTCAGTTGTTATATTTTCACTTTCTGATATTTTTCGTTTCTTTTTGGTTAACTTACCCTACATGACCATGCTGCATAGTTGGATGATCGTGCTTTAACGATAGTGATGAAGAAACTTTTCAAAAATTACAAAAAGTGGTGCAAGTACTTGGGTCGCAAAAGCAGCCTTTGGTGAGGAATCATATTTGACAGCAGCAAGTAATTTAACATAGTATTGATATATTCATTTAAAAAAGAAAAAGTAGTGTTGATATATGTCTTGGACATATTTAGTTATAGTCCTCTAAGAAGGAGAGTTTCTGTTTCTTTAGCTATGGTTTGTGATTGTTCAGTTATATTGTGTTTCATATTTGTAACTTAAAAAACTGTTTATAACTGGCAGGTTGCCAACCATTCAGCAGGAAGTGCAGCAGCGGAAATTACTATACATGGGTTTATATCTTCTTATATGGGGAGAGGCTGCCAACTTGAGATTCATGCCAGAATGCCTCTGCTACATTTATCATCATGTAAGTCGCATGTAGTTTCTTTGTGACATATGATTCATACTCACAGAATGTGATTTAGAACACATACACACTTGATCATAGCATGCACTTATTAAGACTTCTAACTAAACACGGATGGTTACACTCCTCTCTCTCTCTCTCTCTCTCTCTCTCTCTGTTGTCATATATTTATATAAGCAAGGCTGCTATGGAATTCCAGGAAATTTCAGACTTGACCTCCTGTTTAAACCCATATAAATTTTTGTTTCTTTGGATCCAATTCATGACAGAAGATCATGGTTATCATTCTTCACGACTCTTTCTATACAAGTCATTCTAACATCAATTTTTCAGAAATCTCTCATTTTGAGATTCTTAAGTTGATTGGCAAGGTAAAACCAAGAAAATAAATTTGATTTACAAGGCCACTGTATGAACAAAATTTGCTTGGCCACTGTTCAACTAAAGGGTAACTAGTGGGACCCAAGGTTGGTACAGCAGTGATAGATATATTCAAACTTCAATTTAAGGGTATATCTATAGATATATGTTAATATGGAAACATAATCTATATAAAATTGTAGTTGTGAACATGGTAAGTATTTAGCTCTTGAAAGATTGATTTACTGGTTAGGTGGGTGGTTAGATTATGAGTGTCAATGAATGTCAAGGAAATGTCATCACTTTTTGCTTATTCTATCTGGGATCCTTTGGAAGTTATCAAACTTTCTTTTTGTTGGTCTGATATTGTAGCTATAGGAAAGTGAAAGTATGAACACCTGTAATGCATAATCTCAAATTCAGTCAAAAGATTGACAAAGCCTCTTCTGTTAGTGGTATAGAACTATATATGTATTCATGTATAAAATTGCTATACATATATCATCCGTATGTCTGGGGTTAGATTGATGGAAACATTGTACAGATTTATTTGCTTTACTAGTCTTGTATTCTACCTAGGGGGAGTCTTGGGAGAGACCAATGTATTGTTACAATGTTCATAGCTTACAAGCTGTTAACTAT
Above is a window of Fragaria vesca subsp. vesca linkage group LG7, FraVesHawaii_1.0, whole genome shotgun sequence DNA encoding:
- the LOC101307530 gene encoding uncharacterized protein LOC101307530 isoform 1, which codes for MSFCLSSIPPMDLFWSALLFSTCPERSPIIPSLIRTFPKINLLTNSMMQVEALTNQEEVELRSKIEALGLEVTKVPSKSSQHLDELEIAKELDKLSAKLDDVDEMISSAMASDPQVKSLLSGTADVWMPVITASAEE
- the LOC101307530 gene encoding uncharacterized protein LOC101307530 isoform 2 gives rise to the protein MDIYGSCRGWSRTSELPLLGICILLICLLVEALTNQEEVELRSKIEALGLEVTKVPSKSSQHLDELEIAKELDKLSAKLDDVDEMISSAMASDPQVKSLLSGTADVWMPVITASAEE
- the LOC101307530 gene encoding uncharacterized protein LOC101307530 isoform 3, with the translated sequence MAEEGKPDAQLFQLLSGLLHQVEALTNQEEVELRSKIEALGLEVTKVPSKSSQHLDELEIAKELDKLSAKLDDVDEMISSAMASDPQVKSLLSGTADVWMPVITASAEE